From Desulfosalsimonas propionicica, the proteins below share one genomic window:
- a CDS encoding class I adenylate-forming enzyme family protein, with amino-acid sequence MQLTEILARNARLYGDEIALIEREPEKKRRVEMTWKQFYHQANAFSRVLRDRFGIEKGDRVIHLMMNCIDWLPVYFGILRAGAVAVPLNFRFEAANIAGCTALSGAKAMVLGPEFIDRIRAVKSELDRHVSHYIYAGPPELCPEFAVPYNEILRGVDVSEPMVSISSCDGAGIYFTSGTTGDPKGVYLLHRQLEFSCYVENRHHNQTHRDNFLCIPPLYHTGAKMHWFGNFIVGARAVILKGVSPRAVLEAVSEEHITIVWLLVPWAHDILVALENGDLQLSDYKLDQWRLMHIGAQPVPPSLIEKWQRFFPAQDYDTNYGLTEATGPGCVHLGLEKTHKVGAIGRAGFDWECRVVDDQENPLEYGHAGELLVKGPGVMERYYGNAEATQNTLKDGWLHTGDIVRQDAEGFFWLVDRKKDVIITGGENIFPVEIENFLMGHEAVLDAGVIGVPDHRLGEVAAAVISVKPGRQVSEEEIRDFCAAMPRYKRPRQIFFDKVPRNPTGKIEKPRLRKKYAKSLMEL; translated from the coding sequence ATGCAGCTCACCGAGATACTGGCCAGAAATGCCCGTCTGTACGGCGATGAAATCGCGTTGATCGAGCGGGAGCCTGAAAAAAAACGTCGTGTTGAAATGACCTGGAAGCAATTTTACCACCAGGCCAACGCCTTTTCCCGTGTGCTGCGGGACCGGTTCGGTATTGAAAAAGGTGATCGGGTGATTCATCTGATGATGAATTGTATCGATTGGCTGCCGGTCTATTTCGGCATCCTGAGGGCCGGCGCAGTTGCCGTTCCCCTTAATTTCCGGTTCGAGGCCGCAAATATTGCCGGATGCACGGCATTGAGCGGGGCAAAGGCAATGGTGCTGGGCCCGGAATTCATCGACCGGATTCGTGCAGTGAAATCAGAGCTGGACCGGCATGTCTCCCACTATATTTATGCCGGCCCCCCGGAGCTGTGCCCGGAGTTTGCAGTACCCTACAATGAGATCCTACGGGGGGTGGATGTTTCCGAACCCATGGTTTCCATATCTTCCTGCGACGGAGCGGGCATTTATTTCACTTCCGGCACCACGGGTGATCCCAAGGGGGTTTATCTGCTTCACCGGCAGCTGGAGTTTTCCTGCTACGTGGAAAACCGGCATCACAACCAGACCCACAGAGACAATTTCCTATGTATTCCGCCCCTGTACCATACAGGCGCCAAAATGCACTGGTTTGGCAATTTTATCGTGGGGGCCCGGGCCGTGATTTTAAAGGGCGTCAGTCCACGGGCCGTCCTGGAGGCGGTGTCTGAAGAGCATATCACCATTGTCTGGCTGCTTGTTCCCTGGGCCCATGATATCCTTGTGGCCCTTGAAAACGGGGATTTGCAGCTATCTGATTACAAACTGGACCAATGGCGCCTGATGCATATCGGCGCCCAGCCGGTGCCCCCGAGCCTGATTGAAAAATGGCAGCGGTTTTTCCCGGCCCAGGACTATGATACCAACTACGGCCTCACTGAGGCCACGGGCCCGGGATGCGTGCACCTGGGCCTGGAGAAAACCCACAAGGTCGGGGCCATCGGCCGGGCCGGTTTTGATTGGGAATGCCGGGTGGTCGATGACCAGGAAAACCCGTTGGAATACGGGCATGCCGGGGAATTGCTTGTCAAGGGCCCGGGCGTGATGGAGCGGTATTATGGCAACGCCGAAGCCACGCAAAATACATTGAAAGACGGATGGCTGCACACCGGAGATATTGTTCGTCAGGATGCCGAAGGGTTTTTCTGGCTTGTGGACCGGAAAAAGGACGTGATCATCACGGGCGGGGAAAATATTTTTCCGGTGGAGATAGAAAATTTTCTCATGGGCCATGAAGCGGTTTTGGATGCAGGTGTTATCGGGGTGCCCGATCATCGGCTCGGGGAGGTGGCAGCCGCCGTGATTTCCGTAAAGCCGGGCAGACAGGTCTCCGAAGAGGAGATCAGGGACTTCTGTGCTGCCATGCCTCGCTACAAGCGGCCCCGCCAAATCTTTTTTGATAAGGTGCCCCGAAATCCCACCGGAAAGATTGAAAAACCCCGGCTTCGGAAAAAATATGCCAAATCCTTGATGGAACTGTAA
- the tilS gene encoding tRNA lysidine(34) synthetase TilS, producing the protein MNKLKPGRPSVSASDALVRQVKDTIDFYSMIAPGQSVLIGFSGGADSTALLYALFVLAGQHGWRLGIAHLHHGLREKDADLDADFTAALARSMDLPYYMVQSDVRGRCRREKISLEEAGRKARYAFFFDIAKTCGYDKIALGHQKDDTAEQVMLNLLRGSGPEGLTGISPVRGRIIRPLIRVPRNEIETFLQEKHIDWREDDSNKDNRFTRNRIRNRLLPELQSYNPQISETLWRLANVMQAENAWINGIVTPVFEQALLEQGPGYVVLCAETLAGQPRAAGRRLVRMALRQIKGSLRRISWRHVEQILSSPAKGSTRNRQFHLPGRIRVFRNDKRLVLTREKKSLRSVSLSGRQYETEDFAYRLDAGQLRGAGTCIRIAETGAQIRFECTTNDGDTRALKDNGKTARMDLDKLGFPLTIRNARPGDRFVPLGMQGRMKIKDFFINNKINRHERRRIPIVQSPEGIVWVGGLRIDQSVKVTEQTTNILKIELSGEPATLQHLTDFRKDF; encoded by the coding sequence ATGAACAAGTTAAAACCCGGCCGTCCCTCCGTGTCTGCCTCGGATGCGCTGGTGCGGCAGGTCAAAGACACGATTGATTTTTATTCAATGATTGCCCCGGGCCAATCCGTGCTCATCGGCTTTTCCGGAGGGGCGGATTCCACGGCGCTGCTTTATGCCCTGTTCGTCCTTGCCGGTCAGCATGGCTGGCGCCTGGGCATTGCCCATTTGCACCACGGCCTGCGGGAAAAAGACGCGGATCTGGACGCCGATTTTACCGCTGCCCTTGCCAGAAGCATGGATCTGCCTTATTATATGGTGCAGTCTGATGTACGGGGCCGCTGCCGGCGGGAAAAAATCAGCCTTGAAGAAGCCGGGCGCAAAGCGCGTTACGCCTTCTTTTTTGATATCGCAAAGACTTGCGGATATGACAAAATTGCCTTAGGCCATCAAAAAGACGATACAGCCGAACAGGTTATGCTCAACCTGCTTCGCGGAAGCGGGCCGGAGGGGCTTACCGGAATCTCTCCGGTGCGCGGCCGGATCATCCGCCCGCTGATCCGGGTGCCCCGCAATGAAATTGAAACGTTTCTGCAGGAAAAACATATTGACTGGCGGGAAGATGACTCCAACAAGGACAACCGGTTTACCCGCAATCGTATCCGCAACCGACTGCTTCCGGAACTTCAGAGTTACAATCCGCAAATCAGCGAAACGCTCTGGCGGCTCGCAAACGTGATGCAAGCGGAAAACGCCTGGATAAACGGAATTGTCACCCCGGTGTTTGAGCAGGCGCTATTGGAACAGGGCCCCGGGTATGTGGTGCTGTGTGCAGAAACGCTTGCAGGCCAACCCCGGGCAGCCGGGCGAAGACTTGTGCGCATGGCCCTCAGGCAAATCAAGGGCAGCCTGCGGCGCATCAGCTGGAGACATGTGGAGCAGATTCTTTCATCACCGGCCAAGGGCAGCACCCGTAACCGGCAGTTTCATCTGCCCGGCCGGATCCGGGTCTTCCGCAATGACAAGCGGCTTGTGCTGACCCGGGAAAAAAAATCCTTGAGATCCGTTTCATTGTCCGGCAGACAATATGAGACTGAGGATTTTGCCTATCGGCTGGACGCCGGGCAACTCCGCGGTGCCGGCACCTGTATCCGGATTGCCGAAACCGGTGCACAAATCCGCTTTGAATGCACTACAAATGACGGCGATACCAGGGCGTTAAAAGACAACGGCAAAACGGCCCGGATGGATCTCGACAAGTTGGGTTTTCCCCTGACCATCCGCAATGCGCGTCCCGGGGACCGGTTTGTTCCCCTGGGTATGCAGGGCCGTATGAAGATTAAGGATTTTTTTATAAACAACAAGATAAACCGTCATGAGCGCCGCCGCATTCCCATTGTCCAAAGCCCCGAAGGCATTGTCTGGGTAGGGGGGCTGCGTATTGACCAAAGCGTGAAGGTCACTGAACAGACCACAAACATTCTCAAAATTGAACTTTCCGGCGAGCCGGCAACCCTTCAACACCTAACGGATTTCCGAAAGGATTTTTAA
- a CDS encoding diaminopimelate decarboxylase — protein sequence MPMSQEFQNRLFPGLPQIARHFGTPFHIYDETGIRQTAQELKTRFSPLPATFQEFFAVKALPNPSILAIMADMGFGFDCSSVPELVLSRQTGARGGLIMFTSNNTTYSDFQAAADHGGSILNLDDITLIDKLADVPELISFRYNPGPGRTGNEIIGNPVEAKYGVSTDQIEDAYRIMRDKGTRRFGLHTMLVSNERNHAYMVETVQMLLEMVDDLSAALDIEFEFINMGGGLGIPYHPDDPPLDLTAMADQIIGVYQQYKNRKGRAPALYMESGRYMTGPHGVLVTRAINRKDIYRKYIGVDSCMSALMRPGMYGAYHHIDVLGKSKDTHAVEVVDVVGSLCENIDKFAIQRPLPKIDMDDLIIIHDTGAHGHSMGFNYNAQLRPQELLLKSDGSVERIRRAETMADYFATLDTGAARLDV from the coding sequence ATGCCCATGTCACAGGAATTTCAAAATCGCCTTTTTCCGGGGCTGCCGCAAATCGCCCGGCATTTCGGCACCCCGTTTCATATCTACGATGAGACCGGCATCCGACAAACCGCCCAGGAATTAAAAACCCGGTTCTCACCTCTGCCGGCGACGTTTCAGGAGTTTTTCGCAGTCAAGGCGCTTCCCAATCCGAGCATTCTGGCGATCATGGCGGATATGGGCTTTGGTTTTGACTGCAGCTCGGTTCCGGAACTGGTGTTAAGCCGGCAGACTGGCGCCCGGGGCGGGTTGATCATGTTTACCTCCAACAACACCACATACAGCGATTTTCAGGCCGCTGCGGACCACGGCGGCAGCATCTTAAACCTTGATGACATCACCCTGATCGACAAACTTGCCGATGTCCCGGAATTGATCAGCTTTCGCTACAACCCCGGCCCCGGTCGCACGGGAAACGAAATCATCGGCAATCCCGTGGAGGCCAAGTACGGGGTGAGCACGGACCAGATCGAGGATGCCTACAGAATCATGCGCGACAAAGGAACAAGGCGTTTCGGCCTGCATACCATGCTGGTTTCCAATGAGCGCAATCACGCATACATGGTGGAAACCGTTCAAATGCTGCTGGAAATGGTCGACGATCTGTCTGCGGCCCTGGATATCGAGTTTGAATTCATCAACATGGGCGGCGGCCTGGGCATCCCCTATCACCCTGATGATCCGCCCCTGGACCTGACGGCCATGGCCGATCAGATCATCGGGGTCTACCAACAATACAAGAACCGAAAGGGCCGGGCGCCGGCCCTGTATATGGAAAGCGGGCGATACATGACCGGACCCCACGGGGTGCTGGTCACCCGGGCCATTAACCGCAAGGACATCTACCGCAAATACATCGGGGTGGATTCCTGCATGTCCGCGCTCATGCGGCCTGGCATGTACGGAGCCTATCATCACATTGATGTGCTGGGCAAATCCAAAGACACCCATGCGGTTGAAGTGGTGGACGTGGTGGGCTCTCTTTGCGAAAACATCGATAAGTTCGCAATCCAGCGCCCATTGCCCAAAATCGACATGGATGACCTGATCATCATCCACGACACCGGCGCCCACGGCCATTCCATGGGATTTAACTACAATGCCCAGCTCCGGCCCCAGGAGCTGCTGCTCAAAAGCGACGGCTCAGTGGAGCGCATCCGCCGGGCAGAAACCATGGCCGACTATTTTGCCACCCTGGACACCGGGGCCGCACGCCTGGACGTATAA
- a CDS encoding type 4a pilus biogenesis protein PilO, with the protein MKKKSIPREGMEPLFRKISELTRMQRIATCVGVVVVLVGLCGYFLFLPKYQRINDLREDIKSAEQELEITKAKAARYPAVKKEHEAAQASFELAARALPDKEEIPSLLTGISQAGKASGLKFLLFAPQKENVKDFYAEIPVKMELSGGYHDLGAFYDRLARISRIVNVSDFSVSSDSGGPLRISCTAVTYKFIDQPAEKDANQKKKKR; encoded by the coding sequence ATGAAGAAAAAATCCATACCCCGGGAAGGCATGGAGCCGTTATTTCGGAAAATCAGCGAGCTTACCAGAATGCAGCGCATAGCAACCTGTGTGGGCGTTGTGGTTGTGCTGGTGGGACTATGCGGTTATTTTCTGTTTCTGCCAAAATATCAGCGCATAAATGATCTCAGGGAAGACATCAAAAGCGCCGAACAGGAACTGGAGATAACCAAAGCCAAGGCCGCCCGGTATCCGGCCGTAAAAAAGGAGCATGAAGCGGCCCAGGCTTCATTTGAACTCGCAGCCCGGGCGCTTCCGGACAAGGAGGAGATTCCTTCCCTGCTGACCGGAATTTCCCAGGCGGGAAAGGCTTCCGGATTGAAATTTCTGCTTTTCGCCCCCCAAAAAGAAAATGTCAAAGACTTTTACGCTGAAATTCCCGTCAAGATGGAATTGTCAGGGGGGTATCATGATCTGGGCGCCTTTTATGACAGGCTTGCCCGGATATCGCGGATTGTCAATGTCAGTGATTTTTCGGTGAGCAGTGATTCGGGCGGACCGTTGCGGATATCCTGTACGGCGGTGACTTACAAATTTATCGATCAGCCGGCAGAAAAGGATGCAAACCAGAAAAAGAAGAAAAGATAA
- a CDS encoding PilN domain-containing protein, whose product MIRINLLPFRAARTKENIRRQVSVFLLSVVLLLLVLFAVNMFMGNRVDALETRLANLNEDIDHYSRQARKVDVLKKELAELEQKILIIEQLKSHRTKPPRLLADLTERVIPDRMQIQKMNYNGSELMLNGIAMDNETIAVFMSRLERSDKIRDVTLENAKQTTQYDVEMKSFGIKCKMADASAVANEKAKK is encoded by the coding sequence ATGATACGAATCAATCTATTACCGTTTCGTGCAGCCCGGACCAAGGAAAATATCCGCCGCCAGGTTTCGGTTTTCCTGCTTTCCGTGGTCCTTTTGCTGTTGGTTTTATTTGCCGTCAACATGTTCATGGGCAACCGGGTGGATGCCCTGGAAACCAGGCTGGCCAATCTCAATGAAGACATTGATCATTATTCCCGGCAAGCCCGCAAGGTGGATGTGCTGAAAAAGGAACTGGCGGAGCTGGAGCAGAAAATTTTAATTATCGAACAGCTCAAAAGTCACCGGACGAAACCGCCCCGGCTGTTGGCCGATCTTACTGAACGGGTGATTCCGGATCGCATGCAGATCCAGAAAATGAATTATAACGGATCTGAGCTGATGTTAAACGGAATCGCCATGGACAATGAAACCATAGCCGTTTTCATGAGCCGCCTGGAGCGATCCGATAAAATCAGGGATGTGACACTGGAAAACGCAAAGCAGACAACCCAGTACGACGTGGAAATGAAGAGCTTTGGAATAAAATGCAAGATGGCCGATGCCAGTGCCGTTGCCAATGAAAAGGCGAAAAAATGA
- the grpE gene encoding nucleotide exchange factor GrpE — protein MSRKKTEQARNSEVRDEDLPDSEPEDETGEAQEAPTEVDQLKKEVAEARAEAAETYDRLLRLSAEFENYKKRMQRQAEDHRKYANESIIKDLLSVVDNLERAVNASRQSDSQADACMLEGLEMTLNEIRKVLKKYHVEPVEAVGQPFDPTYHEAVMQQPSEDYPDNTVIQEMQKGYMLHDRLIRPAMVVVAKAPA, from the coding sequence ATGAGCAGGAAAAAAACGGAACAAGCCCGAAACAGTGAAGTCCGGGATGAGGATTTGCCCGACAGCGAGCCGGAAGATGAAACCGGGGAGGCGCAAGAGGCCCCCACGGAGGTGGATCAGTTGAAAAAGGAAGTGGCCGAGGCCCGTGCAGAAGCAGCAGAAACCTATGACCGGCTCCTGCGTTTGTCGGCTGAGTTTGAAAATTACAAAAAACGGATGCAGCGACAGGCTGAAGATCACAGGAAGTACGCCAATGAAAGCATTATCAAGGACCTGCTTTCCGTGGTGGACAACCTGGAACGCGCAGTCAACGCATCCCGGCAAAGCGACAGCCAGGCCGACGCCTGCATGTTAGAGGGTCTGGAAATGACCCTTAATGAAATCCGCAAGGTTTTGAAAAAATATCATGTGGAGCCGGTGGAGGCGGTGGGTCAGCCCTTTGACCCGACATATCATGAAGCTGTCATGCAGCAGCCCTCGGAGGACTATCCGGACAACACTGTCATTCAGGAAATGCAGAAGGGATACATGCTCCATGACCGGCTGATCCGGCCGGCCATGGTTGTGGTGGCCAAGGCACCGGCCTGA
- the dnaK gene encoding molecular chaperone DnaK, producing MGKVIGIDLGTTNSCVAIREQNETKVITNPEGGRTTPSVVAVNESGERLVGQIAKRQAITNPENTIFGVKRLVGRKFDSDAVQRDLKNMPYTIEKASNGDVRIKIQDNRFSPAEVSSYILGHIKRYAEDYLGEPVTDAVITVPAYFDDSQRQSTKDAGKIAGLNVQRIINEPTAASLAYGLDKKSDEKIVVFDLGGGTFDVSILEIGDGVFEVKATNGDTHLGGDDFDLRLIDYLADEFRKESGIDIRSDKMALQRLKEAAEKAKMELSTSMQTDVNLPFITADANGPKHMNVKLTRAKLEALVEDLLDRLEGPCKTALKDAGISANDINEVILVGGMTRMPAVQERVKNIFGKEPNKGVNPDEVVAIGAAIQGAVLSGDVKDVLLLDVTPLSLGIETLGGVMTKLIEKNTTIPTRKSQVFSTAEDNQSAVTIHVLQGEREMASGNKTLGRFELTDIPTAPRGVPQIEVTFDIDANGIVHVSAKDKATGKEQSIRITASSGLTQEEIDQLVKDAESHAEEDKRRRELVEARNNADALIYSTEKSLRELGDKVDAETRQRVEEISGRLRKAMEGEDKDEINKIAEELQQASHKLAESMYQQASQAGGGEQAGGAGAEAGQGQQQGAADEDVVDADYEEVNEDKK from the coding sequence ATGGGCAAGGTAATCGGAATTGACCTGGGAACAACCAATTCATGCGTGGCCATCCGGGAGCAGAATGAAACAAAGGTGATCACCAACCCTGAAGGCGGGCGCACAACACCTTCGGTGGTTGCGGTCAATGAAAGCGGTGAACGGCTGGTGGGTCAGATCGCAAAGCGTCAGGCCATCACAAACCCGGAAAATACGATTTTTGGTGTAAAGCGGCTGGTGGGGCGCAAGTTTGATTCAGACGCGGTCCAGAGAGATCTCAAGAATATGCCCTACACAATTGAAAAGGCCAGCAACGGCGATGTTCGGATTAAAATCCAGGACAACAGGTTCAGCCCTGCTGAGGTATCGTCCTATATTTTAGGCCACATCAAGCGCTATGCGGAGGATTATCTCGGTGAACCGGTTACGGATGCCGTGATAACGGTGCCGGCCTATTTTGATGACAGCCAGCGGCAGTCAACCAAGGATGCTGGAAAAATTGCGGGCTTAAACGTCCAGCGCATCATCAACGAACCCACTGCCGCATCCCTGGCTTACGGGCTGGATAAAAAATCCGATGAGAAGATCGTGGTTTTTGACCTGGGCGGCGGCACGTTTGACGTTTCCATCCTGGAGATCGGAGACGGCGTCTTTGAAGTTAAGGCAACCAATGGGGATACCCATCTGGGGGGCGACGATTTTGACCTGCGCCTGATTGATTATCTGGCAGATGAATTCCGCAAGGAAAGCGGCATTGATATTCGAAGCGACAAAATGGCCCTGCAGCGGTTAAAGGAAGCTGCGGAAAAAGCCAAAATGGAGCTTTCCACATCCATGCAGACCGATGTGAATCTGCCCTTTATCACTGCGGATGCAAACGGGCCCAAGCACATGAACGTCAAGCTGACCCGGGCCAAGCTTGAAGCCCTGGTGGAAGACCTGCTTGACAGACTGGAAGGTCCCTGCAAAACCGCCTTGAAAGACGCGGGAATATCGGCCAACGACATCAATGAGGTGATTCTGGTCGGCGGCATGACCCGTATGCCCGCAGTACAGGAGCGGGTCAAGAATATCTTCGGAAAGGAGCCCAACAAGGGCGTCAATCCCGACGAGGTGGTGGCCATCGGCGCGGCCATCCAGGGCGCGGTGCTTTCCGGGGATGTCAAAGACGTGCTGCTGCTCGATGTGACCCCGCTTTCGCTGGGTATTGAAACCCTGGGCGGCGTGATGACCAAGTTAATCGAGAAAAACACCACGATTCCGACGCGAAAGAGCCAGGTGTTTTCCACTGCCGAGGACAACCAGAGCGCGGTTACCATTCACGTACTCCAGGGCGAGCGGGAAATGGCCTCGGGCAACAAGACCCTGGGCCGGTTTGAGCTCACCGACATTCCAACGGCGCCCAGAGGCGTGCCCCAGATCGAGGTGACCTTTGATATTGATGCAAACGGCATTGTGCATGTGTCTGCCAAGGACAAGGCCACCGGCAAGGAGCAGTCCATCAGGATTACAGCCTCTTCCGGACTGACCCAGGAGGAAATCGATCAGTTGGTAAAGGATGCCGAAAGCCATGCCGAGGAGGACAAGAGGCGGCGTGAACTGGTCGAAGCCCGCAACAACGCCGACGCCCTGATTTATTCCACTGAAAAGTCGCTCAGGGAACTCGGCGACAAGGTGGATGCGGAAACCCGTCAGCGGGTTGAAGAGATCTCGGGCCGGCTGCGCAAGGCCATGGAAGGCGAAGACAAGGACGAGATCAACAAGATCGCAGAAGAGCTGCAGCAGGCCTCTCATAAACTGGCTGAAAGCATGTATCAGCAGGCTTCCCAGGCAGGCGGCGGCGAGCAGGCTGGCGGTGCCGGTGCCGAAGCCGGCCAGGGCCAGCAGCAGGGTGCAGCAGATGAAGACGTGGTAGACGCTGACTATGAAGAGGTCAATGAGGACAAGAAATAA
- the pilM gene encoding type IV pilus assembly protein PilM, whose protein sequence is MILGKKNQLVGLDIGSRSVKVAEAVESKKGWLLKKFGAIEVAPGAIEDGMIKDPETVAEVIRELFQLYNIGQNNVAISIGGYSVIVKNITIQNMPEDQLYESLNFEAEQYIPFDINDVNLDFQVLGENENNPNQINVLLVAAKKEMINDYVNLMEMAGLNLCIIDIDAFCLQNIYNLNYPQSTESTALIDIGASKTSLNILKENNSVFLRDVSLGCNQINQKIASLAGCSLADAEALKLSENPDRISSSDLQEIISSVVSDWCNEIRRALDFFYSTNPEDQIRQIMLSGGGANIKQFRDLLAVQASADVQAINPFEHFEIKSDQLDAGYLKQIAPQAAISMGLAIRRVDDK, encoded by the coding sequence ATGATTTTAGGGAAGAAAAATCAACTTGTGGGATTGGATATCGGTTCCCGCTCCGTTAAGGTTGCCGAGGCCGTGGAGTCCAAAAAGGGGTGGCTGCTGAAAAAATTCGGTGCCATTGAGGTGGCGCCCGGAGCCATTGAGGACGGAATGATCAAGGATCCCGAGACCGTTGCCGAGGTCATACGGGAGCTTTTTCAGTTATACAACATCGGGCAGAACAATGTGGCCATTTCCATTGGCGGCTATTCGGTGATTGTGAAAAACATTACGATTCAGAACATGCCGGAAGACCAGTTGTATGAATCTTTGAATTTCGAAGCCGAGCAGTATATCCCCTTTGACATTAATGATGTCAATCTTGATTTCCAGGTTCTTGGCGAAAACGAAAACAATCCCAACCAGATCAATGTACTGCTGGTGGCGGCAAAAAAAGAGATGATCAATGACTATGTCAATCTCATGGAGATGGCCGGTTTAAACCTTTGTATCATCGACATTGATGCCTTTTGCCTGCAGAACATCTATAACCTCAATTATCCCCAGAGCACTGAAAGTACTGCCCTGATCGACATCGGGGCCAGCAAGACATCTTTGAATATTTTAAAGGAAAACAACTCGGTTTTCTTGCGCGATGTGTCCTTGGGCTGCAACCAGATCAATCAGAAAATTGCCTCCCTGGCCGGCTGTTCCCTGGCCGATGCCGAGGCATTGAAGCTGTCGGAAAATCCGGACCGGATTTCGTCATCAGATCTCCAGGAAATCATTTCGTCGGTGGTGTCCGACTGGTGCAACGAGATCCGCCGGGCCCTGGATTTCTTTTATTCCACCAACCCGGAGGACCAGATTCGTCAGATTATGCTAAGCGGAGGCGGGGCCAACATCAAGCAATTTCGGGATCTGCTGGCGGTTCAGGCTTCAGCTGACGTCCAGGCCATTAATCCATTTGAGCATTTTGAGATCAAAAGCGATCAGCTTGATGCCGGTTACCTGAAACAGATTGCACCCCAGGCCGCCATTTCCATGGGGCTTGCCATCAGAAGAGTGGATGACAAATGA